The Chionomys nivalis chromosome 1, mChiNiv1.1, whole genome shotgun sequence sequence CAAGTGACCAGGGCTGAGAAAAAAACCCTAACTCTACCTTGAGGGCTCAGAGAGGATCCCAGACGTGGGCATCCCATCCTCTCCTTGTCTGTTTCTTCATACAGCCTACAATTAATGTATAATACTGGAGCGATGCCAAGCAGAGGTAGACACAGAGAGAGTATCTATCTAGTACTCTCATATTGCAAATTCAGAGAAGCCTCTTCTAGAAAGGGGTCCCTAATGCTCCTTAATGTGCAAACAGAGGTCTTGGAAGTGAGGTTTCTTGGAGTGtctggtttgggggggggggtgcacacgCTGAGAGTTTCGGGTCAAGCAGAAGCATCAACAATAGAAGGGAAGGCAGGCATTCCGGGGTAATCTGTAGAAGCGGGGAAGTTGTGGGAAGGAGGTAGAGTTGGGATGGAGAGTGGCTCCCCTCACCACTACTTCATCTCAAGAAGGCTGTATCTTTTTTCTACAGTGGCTAACTTCGACCCGGGCACCTTTAGTCTGATGCGATGTGACTTCTGTGGGGCTGGTTTTGATACTCGAGCTGGCCTTTCCAGTCATGCCCGGGCCCATCTGCGTGACTTTGGCATCACCAACTGGGAGCTTACCATCTCGCCCATCAACATCCTGCAGGAGTTGCTAGCCACCTCAGCAGCTGAGTTGCCCCCCAGTCCCCTGGGCCGTGAGCCACCTGGAAGCTTTCTGACTTCACGACGGCCACGTTTACCTCTGACCATGCCCTTCCCACCCACCTGGGCTGAGGACCCTGGGCCAATCTACGGAGATGGTAAGGGGAGGGAACAGGCCAGACTGGagcccttccccttccccagggCTTCAgagggatggatgggtgagtTGGAGGGTGTCCACTCTGCTTTCTCTGAAGCATTTcatctgtctgtaattctagcattcaggTAAGAcgctcagggccagcctgaacCGCATAGCAAACTCCAGGCCTGAGCTAGGCTAAACAGTcagaccttattttttttttaagaaaaaaaagcatattaaCAAATTTTATCACCACTATATTGCCACATAAGGgtaatttctgttttattcaagGACTTGTTCATGGCCTTTTCTGAATTCGATTTCTCAGTGAGTTCTTTCTAGAAGCAATGGCACTTTACAAGCACAAAGCCATTGAACTCCTTACAACGACCCTATGAAAGTGGGTGTTTTCATCATGTCTATTTTACAGAGGAGGAATCTGAGGCACAGAGAACTTAATTTACCTGCCCCAAATTACATAGTTAGAGGGAGCTAAGCTTTGCAATCCAGGTAGCTGGGCAGCAAATTCTTTGTTCTGGGAAAATCTCCTATGTTGAATACTACATCCAATAGAACTTTGTCAGATGTCAGAAATAGTCTTTAACAGTCTGTGCTGGCTGGAGGATCACCATGGGCTACATGTAGCCATTGAGCACTTAAAATATGACTAGTACTGATCCACTGGTGATCTTACTGTAGTGGGTAGTACAGATCTAGATCCAGACTCTAGCTGGGgatatggttcagtggtagagtggtAGCATGGGCAAAGCCCTAGTCTGGTTCAGTCTCTACACTCAGACAGTTCTGTCCAGCCACTCTGACAAACCCTTCCCATACTCAAGCAATTGCATGTACTAAGGCTTCAACCTTTGTCATCTCTGAtatgccaaaaaaagaaaacaagctggtagggcaaatgattattttattttgctttgatgtTCTGGGCATGGAACCCTGGgcctcatgcatgttaggcaaatgcCCTCACCACTAAGCTATGCTCCTAGCCCTAGGATCATTGAGTATTTATCTCAAAGAAACTGTgaattgtttgctttgttccAGCCATATACAGGCAGAGCTGGCCTTCTGAGCTTCTTGTTTGGTAGTGTCTTGAAATCTAGAATCGGTGTTTGGTATTAAATTACAGGATGGACACAGCAGAATTAGAGGAAAAGTGAAGGACCTGGTCTTGCAAAACTTGACATTCTGAGagcttttaaaagacaaagaactCAGCTgaacatggtggtacacacctttaattccagcactctggagactgaggcaggtggatctttgagttcaaggccaacctggtgaacgtaatgagttctaggatagccaaggctacatgaagagaccctgtctcaaaaaataaaaattggagtCAGAGAACTGAGCTGTGAAGTGTAGTTGAGTGAAATTCAAACTCCTTGGCTCTGAGGAGTGAAACACATCTAATTGGCAGAATTAATGTAGGGTACAGGGACTGGCTTTCTTCCACGGTTCCTCTACCTACAGTTTCCAGGCTCCTGCCTAGATGTGTATTTTAGACTTGGTCAGATCCACCATCCCATCTGTAAGCcatgtaaaggcacttgagaaatTTCAAAGGACAGGGTGGGGATGTCAAAAGTTCAtcttttgctgggcagtggtggtgcacacctttaatcccagcactcaggaggcagagacgggtagatatctgtgagttcgaggccagactgatctacagagacaggacagcctccaaagatacagagaaaccctgtcttgaaaaataataaaaagaaaaaaggtcatcTCTTCCTTGGACAAGAAGGAAATTGAGGCACAACAGATAGGTTGGTGACTGACTGAGGCCATAtctcagagaaaggcagaggaatGGGACATGGGGCTTTTTGCCTTTGGTAAAGATTGCTGGTGATTCAGCTTTTCCACCTGATTTGGTTTGTAATGTCTTAGGGATGACTGGAAGGTAGAGCCAGCTCTAAGGATGTCTATATCTGTAGAAAGCAATCTATGGGAGCTCCAGCTCTGACCCCTTTTTCTGTGTTATTCCAGCGCGGGCCTGCATATCATGCTCACATTTCTTCTCTGGCACCTGAGCCAGACACTCCCAAGGATGAGACCAAGTTCCTAACAGCCAAATTCCCTTATGAccaaaatattttcatcaaaaaaaaaaaaaaattagtgtgtCACCTCCCAGAGGGAGCTGGCCCAAACTCTAGGGTGTGAGGAAGTGGAGTCGGCTTTGCTTTGGCTTTATCTAAAGGGAGGAGAGTTATGGCCTGTTTAGGGAACACATGAAGATGGGGTGATAAGGAGTAGCTGAAATTATCTTAACTTTGCAAAGTAAGGATGTTCCAAATCAGGCTCAGGTTGGGGCAGTGGCCCTGCGTGGCAGTTCTTTTAGTAGGTTCTTCCCCTTTTGCCAAGTAAGCCAGAAGGGGAGGGTACCAGATTGGAGGCGGGGCAGCGGTCAGATTCTGGTTCCACCCATCTGTCAAGGAACAGCTGGACGCTGCAGTTTGAAGTTGGGGCGGGAGAGTGTGGGGTGCTAGAATCGTAGGTAAGGAGGGACTGAGTTTCTTGGATGGCGGGACTGCTCTATCCAAGATCAGCTATAGATACCAGGGTGacgtgggggatggggaggatcACCGTGGTCAAGGATCTATTCTTTCAGAGTTGTTCTAGAAGGCTTGCCTTggagtaagaaaaaagaaagcgaCAGGGTCTCAAGGCAGGTCCTAGCTCTGCTGTCAGGGTTCTAATTCTGAATGCTAATATTGAGGTGAATGTGTGTGACTGGAGTGTTCCCTTTCTAGCCGTAGGGATGTGCGGATCACGGTCTAGGGCGGCTGCTGGAGGCGTCTGGAAGCTTGACCTGTGTGCGTGAGCCCTAGCGCTCCAGGCAGCTCCCAAGAGCTTCCAAGTCAGCTCCTCAGCGCCCAGAGCATTTCGCTCGAGGCGCTCGACGCTCTTCAGGTTGCCCTGGGTGCGCCCGGAGGGGCGGAGCAGAGCACGCTCGGCGGTAGCGGCGCGCGGCGCTCCGCTGCTCTCGCCTGGGGCAGCCGCCCCGCGTGCGCCGGAGCCAAGATGGCCGCCTCCACCGCCCAGTGCCGAGTGACAAAAGCGGAGAGCAAGGCGGCGGCGGGGCCGCGCGCGGGGGGTGCCCGGGAGCGCGCGACCACGGGGGCGCCCTCGCCAAGTCCCCCGAGTCCAGGCCCGGTGGTTCTCCCGGCGCCGCCGCCCCCGCctccgccgccaccgccgccttCGCGGGACGGGCCCAAGGCCGAGCCGGAGCAGGGTCCCGGGCCCGTGCCCGCGCCCGCGCCGGGTAAGAGTTGGCGGAGGGGAGGGATTCGGGAGGGGAAAGTCGGCGTCCCACCCGCGTGTGCCGCCGCCTCCCACACACCCGCCGTCCGGTCTCTGTGGCACCCCCCCCCCCTCAGGCGCTCGGGCCCTGggcctccctcagcctcctggagGGTCCCAGGCTTCGGAAGCACTCTGCCGCTGCTCCTCGGGACGCTCGCCGGCTCTGACAGAAGTCCCCTGCCTCTTTTGGAGTCTCAGAAGCTCCCAGTTGTCACGGTTCCGATCCCCTCGGTGTGGAAAACCACCTTTGGCCCTGCCCCATCTGACAGACGCGCCCACTTCTACCTGGAGACTTTGACAAAGTACTCGGTGTCATGATCTCGGTAGCCCCCTGACCTATCTTCTTGCTTCTGTGGGACTCAGACTGAGCAGGGAGCGACCTTCCTCGCCCCCTGCCCTATTGCATTCTACTGGTCATCTCCGAAGCCCATCTGACATACAGTTCTTCATCCTCAGCTCTTGTTCAGAATTCGACTTCATCTCCTCCCAGTATCCCCCATCCCTACCCCCTTTAATGGAAACTTAGACTAAGAAAACCACCCTTGAGTCCTTCTCCGCGTACCTCTTACCTGAGAAGGCGTCCTCCCTGGAAGCCTAAGAAAGTTTGTGCAAACTTGTGTCATCATCACTCTGGCTGTCCCCGAGTTGCCCAGGCTCCAGATTCTTCCTTTGTCCCATTTACAGTTCTACTGCTAGGACTAGCTGTTGTATTTGAAGCTCCAGCTCCCTTGGCTGGTGGAGGTTCCCCCCTCCCTGTGTGTCCTTAGCTTCTTGCTTTTTCTGCCttgcctctctggcttccaactctggtctttgtctcttttgactgttTTTACCCTTCACCCCCTTATAAGTTCTACCCAGAGAGGCATTATCTCTTAAGATGACCTCAGATAGGAGTCTCAGCTGAAATGTGTTCTCAGACCAGTCAGCCTTCTGCTGGACTGAAGCCACTGTTTGTCTCCTGTCATTGAACAATCTCAATGTCTCTGCTTTGTGCTGCTGTGGGGGTTTATGGGTACAGCCTCAGCTCTCATGGAACGAATGGCTTCCAGGAGTGAGAACAGATGCCAAGGATGAGGAAGAAGTACTTTCAGTTCTTTCAGTCCCGTTCTTGGGATGGACAGCCTGACTATTGATTGGGCTGAGCCTGTCTCCTCCACCCCACAGGCCTTTGTTCTGAGGAAAACACAATGGTGGCCATGGACTTGGGGTCTCCCTTACTCCCAAAGAAGAGCCTGCCTGTCTCTGGGACCCTGGAGCAGGTGGCCAGTCGGCTGAGCAGCAAAGTGGCTGCAGAGGTTCCTCATGGCAGCAAACAGGAGCTGCCAGACCTCAAGGGTGAGTGGCCCAAGCAACAAGGCATGTTTGCTGGCCAGCAAGGTCATGCTCACAGAAGCACTTTCTGGCCTGGCCGACTACCATGGGTCCCCAGGTTGGCCCTCATCTTCCTTCCAGCATTATATAAGGCACCAAGGAGATAGACACCCAGCTGTCTTCTACATTGAGTTTCTATAGCTTTGGCCATATGGCCCTCGGCTGCTACCTTAACTGGGTGAAGAAGGGGCATCCAGGGAAGCAATGGGCAAGGTGGGTAAGAGATCAAATTCAAACCCACGTCACTAGCCAACcttgtttgttttgagctttCATATGATacctatttgtttttctgtagacTACAAGGTTGTTGAGAGTAATGATAAGCATCTTACTAGTTCCTACATGTGTTAAAACGAGCAAAACCAAACTCGCCTTTGCATCATTGAAGTTGGGCAAGGAGGCCAAGAAGCAGATGGGGAGTGGGCAGGGCCATGGCTGGGACCTCTGACTTAGCATTTGAAGTATGCATTGAGTTACAGTGAGTAGGTTGGATATTAGCTCcatatgtgatgtatgtgtgtgcatgcatgcatttgtgtaaGCATGCCGCCAGGGCATCCTGGTATGTTGCAGGTCTGAAAGACATCCCCACTGGCTAGGCAACAGAGGGTCCAGCCTCCTGTTGTGTGCCCTTGGACACaactcttcccttctctgagcctcagtttccttacttCCAAACAAGAAATATTAACCCCCACCAAATTAGAATTGTTACGACCAAAGGGATTTGACAGAAGCAGAACACTTCCTTTGAACTTAGATAAGGGGAGGAGAATGGTTCAGTATACCTGCAAGACCTCATGGCCTTTCATCCTGGCCTCCATCTCACCCTCCAGCCCAGAGCCTGACCACCTGTGAGGTCTGCGGTGCCTGCTTTGAGACACGAAAGGGCCTGTCCAGCCATGCACGTTCACATCTGCGGCAGCTGGGGGTCGCAGAGTCAGAAAGCAGTGGTGCTCCCATCGACCTTCTCTACGAGCTGGTGAAGCAGAAGGGCCTGTCTGATGCTCCCCTGGGGCTGCCCCCTAGCCTGACCAAGAAGTCCAACTCACCAAAGGAGTTGGTTGCTGGGGCTGCCAGGCCTGGCCTGCTCACCCTGGCCAAACCTATGGATGCCCCTCCTGTCAACAAAGCCATCAAGTCACCTCCTAGCTTCTCAGCCAAGGGCCTGGCCCACCCATCCAGCTCTCCACTCCTCAAGAAGGCCCCACTCACTCTGGCAGGATCTCCTACACCCAAGAATCCTGAAGACAAGAGCCCCCAGCTATCCCTGAGTCCCCGGCCGACCTCCCCAAAGACACAATGGCCCCAGTCTGAGGATGAGGGGCCTCTGAATCTCAGtgagtgtgggtactgggagctgaGGGGGGTGCTGGGTATTACATGGTCCTTGAATGAGGAGGACCCAGGGTAGGAACTGAGGCTTGCATCTTCCAGATCGTGGGTCATCCAGGTCAGTACTGATTGAGGCACTCATTGGGTCCCCTATTGGGCTGTcctgagatgatttttttttcccattctgctgATCTTCCCCTGGAGGCCTGCTACAGGTCTGAGCCTGCTAGGGTCCTACTTGCTACTTGAGAGGCGCTCTTGTCCTTCTCTGGCCTGATGGTGGGGTGGAGAAGGTAACCAGGGTACCTGTGGCCCTGGCTCTCCTAGTGGGAGTCTGGGATATTTTGAATCATACAGGTAGATAGGTAGTAATCTCTACCAGAAAGGAAGTCCTTACACTGccctttttttttcatgtctccTGGTCATGTGTGCCGAGGCTTCTCCCTGTTGGTGCACACAGATAGAGACCTTCTGCTATGGCTGCCTTGCACTTGGCAAGTTGGGTTTGGGAAGAAACCCTCCAAGTTCAGCAGTCAGGTTTTGAGGTGTCCATTGTACTTTCCCATATGTGGCAGGTATTAGAGCCTGGTGACACCTGTGTTTTCTGGCAGCCACTTGCATTGGATCTGCTGTGGTTTTAGGAGTAGGGGCGCTCGGTAGTCTGGTGGTGCCTCCTACTCTTCACCTTCTGTCTTCTTCCATAGTTCCCCTATCAGAGTTCCAAGGGAGCATCAGGATTTATCACAGAGCTATATCCTTAAGCTCCTCTACCTTCACTTGGTGCCAGTGAGCTAGGCAGGGAACAGGCTGCTCTGCTACCTGAAAcctctaaaaaaaagaaacaaaaacatgtctGTAGCATAAAACTTGGACCCCTAACCACCCGGGCAGCTGAAAATCACACCAGACCCTCCTGCCTTCAACCCCTAGGGCCGACCAAGGAGGCGGCCGTGAACCCCCCCTGTGTTTTGTCTCCGCAGCTTTAGATAGTGACGGGGGCAGAGAGCTGGACTGCCAGCTGTGTGGTGCCTGGTTTGAGACCCGCAAGGGCCTGTCCAGCCACGCCCGTGCCCATCTGCGCCACCTGGGCGTCAGCGACCCGGATGCCAAGGGATCCCCCATAGACGTGCTCCACGGGCTCATCAGGAGGGACGGCATCCAGATTCGCCTCCCACCCGGGCGGGGAGCTCTGGCCCAGCTGGGGcgtcctccttctgcctccacggCCCTCTCCTTGCTCCCTCCCCCACCGCCGGCCAAGAAGGCCAAGCTGAAGGCCTCGGGTATGGCCATCCCCTGGGGGAAGCAGGATCTCTCGGCCGCCGGCATTTTCTGGGCCTCTGATGTGGAGCCATCTCCTCTCAACCTCTGTAGGTTCTCGCTTCAGCTGCCCTTCCTCCCTGTGGGCCCTGGAGCCCCTCCCTGGGGGGTCATGGCCCCCTCCCTACTCCCTCCCTGTTGTCGTAGGGAGTAGACAGGGGCCCTTGGCAGTGGGCCGGCTCAACCCAGAGATTTTCTTGGCAGTGGGCTGCTGGTACCTCTCTCTTGGTCTTAGCCTCTATCACCATGACCCTGCCTGAGAACGAAGGCCAAGGGGAAGGTCCCACCTTTTGGTGTGGAAGGTGCCCTGGGTCTGGAAAGCATATGGCACCTAGGTTGGCTGTGTCCTGTCTCCTGCCCTGTCCTTGTTGGGACCCACAAAGCTATGGAGTATTGGTACTGCCCTCTGCCAGGACAAAGGTCCTATTAGCCTCTggtgcctctccctcccctaccTTGCCTCTACCCAGTGTTTGACCCCACCCACCAGCTCCCTCACTTGCACCTGCCTTCCACTACTACCCTAGCTTATGGATACATTGCTGCCCATACCTAGCTGGCCAGGATACTCCTGCAGGTAACTATCCTGATGGTGCCCACAATTTTAACTGTCCCTTTTCTTCCTGCTACAGCTTCAGGTCCAGAGCCAACAAGAGACATCCGTTGCGAGTTCTGTGGTGAGTTCTTTGAGAACCGAAAGGGCCTGTCCAGCCACGCGCGCTCCCACCTCCGCCAGATGGGTGTGACTGAGTGGTATGTGAACGGCTCACCCATTGACACACTGCGGGAGATTCTGAAGAGACGGACCCAATCCAGGCCAGGTGGACACCTCCACCCACCAGGGCCTAGCCCAAAAGCCCTAGCCAAGGTGATGGGTAGCGGAGGTCCTGGCAGCTCACTAGAAGCCCGCAGTCCCTCAGATCTTCACATTTCACCCCTGGCCAAGAAGTTGCCACCGCCACCGGGCAGTCCCCTGGGCCACTCACCaactgcttctcctcctcccacgGCCCGGAAGATGTTCTCAGGCCTTGCTACTCCTTCCTTGCCCAAGAAACTGAAACCTGAACAAATGAGAGTGGAGATCAAGCGGGAGATGTTGCCAGGGGCCCTGCATGGGGAGCCACACCCTTCTGAGGGTCCCTGGGGCACGCCTCGAGAAGATATGGCACCTTTGAACCTGTGTAAGTGTGACCAACCCTGTGTAGGGCAGGTAGACCAATTGGCTGGATCCCTTCTCTATACCTCCTTAGGAGTATTTATAGATCACAGGACTGGAATGAAGATACTTAAGTCCAGAGGACATAGAACTTGCTGCCGTTTGTTATTCGTGCAGAAGAGGCAGAATCATGTAATTAATGTCCTCCTTAGCCAATTGGTAGTGGCCTCCAACTAGATTCCTAGGGAGAATAGTTGCAAAGATCCATTAGTAATACCTGACACTGGCTGGAATAAAGGGATGGCATTCAATGTTTGAACTGTATCTGATATTCCTGGCTATTTGGTACTTGGCATTTGGAATCACGGTCAAGATCTCTATATCACAATAATGTGGTAGTGATTTGGGCAAGTTTCCTCATTTGGAAGATGGAGATCAGTATAATCCCCTGCCTTGTGTCTATATAGTTTTCTTGAGAATTAAGTACGATAAAGCACTTAGCATGGCGCCTGGTTGCAAAAAGGTCCTTATATATCATAATTGCTATCATGTCACTGTTACTTGTTTCCCTGGCACTCTGTCacactattttacttttcttgggTTCATTATAAGCAGACAAGTGTGACTGAGGCTTCATCTTAGAGTGCATATGCCAGCTCCCTGCCACGTGCTCTGAACCCTTCTGATTTTAGACCCTACCACCTACATTGGGAGATGGGGTTTTCATCTCCATCTTGCAGAGAAGGAAACAGGCTCAGAGAGAGGAAATAGCTTGCCCAGCCTCACTCAGGGAGACCTGTGAAGCCAGCTAAAATCTGAGGTAATAAGACAGATAGGAGGGCTGGATATATGAAGTGCCTCTGGTGGCCCAGATGAAGTAGCAGTTCAGTGGAgtctggagggaggggctggcacTGTCTTGGGCTTTGAGCTTAGAGGCTTCCTGCCTATAGCCAgtgcctccttctctttcccccaccGTGGACCCCTTGCAGCATCCAGGGCAGAGCCAGTACGTGACATCCGTTGCGAGTTCTGTGGTGAGTTCTTCGAGAACCGCAAGGGCCTTTCCAGCCACGCTCGCTCCCACCTGCGCCAGATGGGTGTGACTGAGTGGTCTGTCAATGGCTCACCCATTGACACACTTCGAGAGATACTGAAGAAGAAGTCCAAGCTGTGCCTCATCAAGAAAGAGCCTCCAGCTGGAGACCTGGCTCCTGCTCTGGCTGAGGATGGCTCCCCCACAGCAGCTCCTGGGGCTATGCATTCCCCACTGCCTCTGTCACCCCTGGCTAGCCGGCCTGGAAAACCAGGAGCTGGGCCGGCCCAGGTTCCCCGGGAGCTCAGCCTGTCACCCATCACGGGGGCTAAGCCTTCTACCACCAGCTACCTGGGCCCAGTGGCAACCAAACGGCCCCTACAGGAGGACCGCTTCCTCTCAGCAGAGGTCAAGGCCAAGACCTACATCCAGACTGAACTGCCCTTCAAGGCAAAGACTCTCCATGAGAAGACCTCCCACTCCTGTAAGCAGTGGTTGGTAGG is a genomic window containing:
- the Wiz gene encoding protein Wiz isoform X9, coding for MAAVAFLMGSPILASAKPSPVPPPPPIGSAAVANFDPGTFSLMRCDFCGAGFDTRAGLSSHARAHLRDFGITNWELTISPINILQELLATSAAELPPSPLGREPPGSFLTSRRPRLPLTMPFPPTWAEDPGPIYGDGLCSEENTMVAMDLGSPLLPKKSLPVSGTLEQVASRLSSKVAAEVPHGSKQELPDLKAQSLTTCEVCGACFETRKGLSSHARSHLRQLGVAESESSGAPIDLLYELVKQKGLSDAPLGLPPSLTKKSNSPKELVAGAARPGLLTLAKPMDAPPVNKAIKSPPSFSAKGLAHPSSSPLLKKAPLTLAGSPTPKNPEDKSPQLSLSPRPTSPKTQWPQSEDEGPLNLTLDSDGGRELDCQLCGAWFETRKGLSSHARAHLRHLGVSDPDAKGSPIDVLHGLIRRDGIQIRLPPGRGALAQLGRPPSASTALSLLPPPPPAKKAKLKASGMAIPWGKQDLSAAGIFWASDVEPSPLNLSSGPEPTRDIRCEFCGEFFENRKGLSSHARSHLRQMGVTEWYVNGSPIDTLREILKRRTQSRPGGHLHPPGPSPKALAKVMGSGGPGSSLEARSPSDLHISPLAKKLPPPPGSPLGHSPTASPPPTARKMFSGLATPSLPKKLKPEQMRVEIKREMLPGALHGEPHPSEGPWGTPREDMAPLNLSSRAEPVRDIRCEFCGEFFENRKGLSSHARSHLRQMGVTEWSVNGSPIDTLREILKKKSKLCLIKKEPPAGDLAPALAEDGSPTAAPGAMHSPLPLSPLASRPGKPGAGPAQVPRELSLSPITGAKPSTTSYLGPVATKRPLQEDRFLSAEVKAKTYIQTELPFKAKTLHEKTSHSSTEACCELCGLYFENRKALASHARAHLRQFGVTEWCVNGSPIETLSEWIKHRPQKVGAYRSYIQGGRPFTKKFRSAGHGRDSDKRPPLGLAPGGLSLVGRSAGGEPGPEAGRAADSGERPLATSPPGTVKSEEHQRQNINKFERRQARPPDASAARGGEDANDLQQKLEEVRQPPPRVRPVPSLVPRPPQTSLVKFVGNIYTLKCRFCEVEFQGPLSIQEEWVRHLQRHILEMNFSKADPLPEEPQAPQAQTAAVEAP
- the Wiz gene encoding protein Wiz isoform X10 codes for the protein MEGLLAGGLAAPDRPRGPERLPGPAPREDIEGGAEAAEGEGDIFRSTHYLPITKEGPRDILDGRSGISVANFDPGTFSLMRCDFCGAGFDTRAGLSSHARAHLRDFGITNWELTISPINILQELLATSAAELPPSPLGREPPGSFLTSRRPRLPLTMPFPPTWAEDPGPIYGDAQSLTTCEVCGACFETRKGLSSHARSHLRQLGVAESESSGAPIDLLYELVKQKGLSDAPLGLPPSLTKKSNSPKELVAGAARPGLLTLAKPMDAPPVNKAIKSPPSFSAKGLAHPSSSPLLKKAPLTLAGSPTPKNPEDKSPQLSLSPRPTSPKTQWPQSEDEGPLNLTLDSDGGRELDCQLCGAWFETRKGLSSHARAHLRHLGVSDPDAKGSPIDVLHGLIRRDGIQIRLPPGRGALAQLGRPPSASTALSLLPPPPPAKKAKLKASGMAIPWGKQDLSAAGIFWASDVEPSPLNLSSGPEPTRDIRCEFCGEFFENRKGLSSHARSHLRQMGVTEWYVNGSPIDTLREILKRRTQSRPGGHLHPPGPSPKALAKVMGSGGPGSSLEARSPSDLHISPLAKKLPPPPGSPLGHSPTASPPPTARKMFSGLATPSLPKKLKPEQMRVEIKREMLPGALHGEPHPSEGPWGTPREDMAPLNLSSRAEPVRDIRCEFCGEFFENRKGLSSHARSHLRQMGVTEWSVNGSPIDTLREILKKKSKLCLIKKEPPAGDLAPALAEDGSPTAAPGAMHSPLPLSPLASRPGKPGAGPAQVPRELSLSPITGAKPSTTSYLGPVATKRPLQEDRFLSAEVKAKTYIQTELPFKAKTLHEKTSHSSTEACCELCGLYFENRKALASHARAHLRQFGVTEWCVNGSPIETLSEWIKHRPQKVGAYRSYIQGGRPFTKKFRSAGHGRDSDKRPPLGLAPGGLSLVGRSAGGEPGPEAGRAADSGERPLATSPPGTVKSEEHQRQNINKFERRQARPPDASAARGGEDANDLQQKLEEVRQPPPRVRPVPSLVPRPPQTSLVKFVGNIYTLKCRFCEVEFQGPLSIQEEWVRHLQRHILEMNFSKADPLPEEPQAPQAQTAAVEAP
- the Wiz gene encoding protein Wiz isoform X14; the protein is MEGLLAGGLAAPDRPRGPERLPGPAPREDIEGGAEAAEGEGDIFRSTHYLPITKEGPRDILDGRSGISVANFDPGTFSLMRCDFCGAGFDTRAGLSSHARAHLRDFGITNWELTISPINILQELLATSAAELPPSPLGREPPGSFLTSRRPRLPLTMPFPPTWAEDPGPIYGDGLCSEENTMVAMDLGSPLLPKKSLPVSGTLEQVASRLSSKVAAEVPHGSKQELPDLKAQSLTTCEVCGACFETRKGLSSHARSHLRQLGVAESESSGAPIDLLYELVKQKGLSDAPLGLPPSLTKKSNSPKELVAGAARPGLLTLAKPMDAPPVNKAIKSPPSFSAKGLAHPSSSPLLKKAPLTLAGSPTPKNPEDKSPQLSLSPRPTSPKTQWPQSEDEGPLNLTSGPEPTRDIRCEFCGEFFENRKGLSSHARSHLRQMGVTEWYVNGSPIDTLREILKRRTQSRPGGHLHPPGPSPKALAKVMGSGGPGSSLEARSPSDLHISPLAKKLPPPPGSPLGHSPTASPPPTARKMFSGLATPSLPKKLKPEQMRVEIKREMLPGALHGEPHPSEGPWGTPREDMAPLNLSSRAEPVRDIRCEFCGEFFENRKGLSSHARSHLRQMGVTEWSVNGSPIDTLREILKKKSKLCLIKKEPPAGDLAPALAEDGSPTAAPGAMHSPLPLSPLASRPGKPGAGPAQVPRELSLSPITGAKPSTTSYLGPVATKRPLQEDRFLSAEVKAKTYIQTELPFKAKTLHEKTSHSSTEACCELCGLYFENRKALASHARAHLRQFGVTEWCVNGSPIETLSEWIKHRPQKVGAYRSYIQGGRPFTKKFRSAGHGRDSDKRPPLGLAPGGLSLVGRSAGGEPGPEAGRAADSGERPLATSPPGTVKSEEHQRQNINKFERRQARPPDASAARGGEDANDLQQKLEEVRQPPPRVRPVPSLVPRPPQTSLVKFVGNIYTLKCRFCEVEFQGPLSIQEEWVRHLQRHILEMNFSKADPLPEEPQAPQAQTAAVEAP
- the Wiz gene encoding protein Wiz isoform X16; its protein translation is MEGLLAGGLAAPDRPRGPERLPGPAPREDIEGGAEAAEGEGDIFRSTHYLPITKEGPRDILDGRSGISVANFDPGTFSLMRCDFCGAGFDTRAGLSSHARAHLRDFGITNWELTISPINILQELLATSAAELPPSPLGREPPGSFLTSRRPRLPLTMPFPPTWAEDPGPIYGDAQSLTTCEVCGACFETRKGLSSHARSHLRQLGVAESESSGAPIDLLYELVKQKGLSDAPLGLPPSLTKKSNSPKELVAGAARPGLLTLAKPMDAPPVNKAIKSPPSFSAKGLAHPSSSPLLKKAPLTLAGSPTPKNPEDKSPQLSLSPRPTSPKTQWPQSEDEGPLNLTSGPEPTRDIRCEFCGEFFENRKGLSSHARSHLRQMGVTEWYVNGSPIDTLREILKRRTQSRPGGHLHPPGPSPKALAKVMGSGGPGSSLEARSPSDLHISPLAKKLPPPPGSPLGHSPTASPPPTARKMFSGLATPSLPKKLKPEQMRVEIKREMLPGALHGEPHPSEGPWGTPREDMAPLNLSSRAEPVRDIRCEFCGEFFENRKGLSSHARSHLRQMGVTEWSVNGSPIDTLREILKKKSKLCLIKKEPPAGDLAPALAEDGSPTAAPGAMHSPLPLSPLASRPGKPGAGPAQVPRELSLSPITGAKPSTTSYLGPVATKRPLQEDRFLSAEVKAKTYIQTELPFKAKTLHEKTSHSSTEACCELCGLYFENRKALASHARAHLRQFGVTEWCVNGSPIETLSEWIKHRPQKVGAYRSYIQGGRPFTKKFRSAGHGRDSDKRPPLGLAPGGLSLVGRSAGGEPGPEAGRAADSGERPLATSPPGTVKSEEHQRQNINKFERRQARPPDASAARGGEDANDLQQKLEEVRQPPPRVRPVPSLVPRPPQTSLVKFVGNIYTLKCRFCEVEFQGPLSIQEEWVRHLQRHILEMNFSKADPLPEEPQAPQAQTAAVEAP